One genomic window of Paenisporosarcina antarctica includes the following:
- the hutH gene encoding histidine ammonia-lyase, with amino-acid sequence MTVMKSMFKEILIDGSRKEIEDVVAVARNRVEVELSKETKVRIHKCRLLVEKFVVEKRVVYGITTGLGELCKVNVPADKLSELSKKIIMSHACGMGDPIPQDQVRAIMFSAILNFSHGHSGVRVETVETLVKMLNLGVTPHVPSQGSVGYLTHMAHISLVLIGLGQAYYDGQLILGKEAMGKAGIQTITLEAKEGLSLVNGTVCMTGISSLVIYDALQLAKWSDISGAMSFEALKGTRYAFDKRVNELRPYKGQCQVANNLLRLIEGSDIAELYKDYRVQDALSLRAMPQVHGASRDKIDHAIEIISIELNSATDNPLIFETAEGGISLSSCNAHGEPIAQTMDMLAIAVSELGSISERRIDRLVNPHVSELPAFLVKNPGLNTGFMIPQYVAASLVAENKVLSHPISVDSIPMSAYQEDHVSMGTPAALKANQVIRNVQKVISIELLTSAQAFEFHHPLQFGVGSSLIYKLIREQIPAWDEDRVFYPDLEKMKQIVEGNSWINLIEKEIGTL; translated from the coding sequence ATGACAGTAATGAAGAGTATGTTTAAAGAAATTCTAATAGACGGTAGTAGAAAAGAAATTGAAGATGTAGTAGCGGTTGCAAGAAACAGAGTGGAAGTAGAGTTAAGTAAAGAAACAAAAGTAAGAATTCATAAATGTAGATTATTAGTAGAAAAATTTGTGGTTGAAAAGCGCGTTGTATACGGAATAACGACTGGACTTGGTGAACTTTGCAAAGTAAATGTTCCTGCAGATAAGTTATCAGAGCTGTCTAAAAAAATTATTATGAGCCATGCGTGCGGCATGGGAGATCCGATTCCTCAAGACCAAGTTCGAGCAATCATGTTTTCGGCTATTTTAAACTTTAGCCATGGACATTCAGGGGTACGAGTTGAAACAGTTGAAACGCTTGTGAAGATGCTCAATTTAGGAGTGACACCGCATGTCCCTTCACAAGGTTCAGTCGGATATCTAACTCATATGGCTCATATCTCGCTTGTTCTAATTGGATTAGGACAAGCGTACTATGATGGTCAACTTATTTTAGGAAAAGAAGCAATGGGAAAAGCGGGAATCCAGACAATTACTTTAGAGGCTAAAGAGGGACTCTCATTAGTCAATGGCACTGTATGCATGACTGGAATAAGCTCTTTAGTTATTTATGATGCATTGCAACTAGCAAAGTGGTCAGACATATCAGGGGCGATGAGTTTTGAAGCTCTTAAGGGAACGAGATATGCATTTGATAAACGAGTTAATGAGCTACGTCCTTATAAAGGACAATGTCAAGTTGCTAATAACCTACTGCGATTAATAGAAGGTAGTGACATAGCAGAATTATACAAAGACTATCGAGTTCAAGATGCCCTAAGTCTTAGAGCGATGCCACAGGTTCATGGTGCTAGTCGCGATAAGATTGACCATGCGATAGAAATCATTTCAATCGAATTAAATTCAGCAACAGACAACCCACTGATTTTTGAAACAGCAGAAGGCGGAATCTCGCTTTCATCTTGTAATGCACATGGCGAACCAATTGCACAAACAATGGACATGTTAGCAATTGCGGTCTCAGAGCTAGGGAGCATTTCTGAACGAAGAATTGATCGCTTAGTTAATCCACATGTGAGTGAATTACCTGCCTTTTTAGTGAAAAATCCAGGGTTAAATACAGGATTTATGATACCACAATATGTTGCAGCTTCTTTAGTAGCTGAAAATAAAGTGTTATCTCATCCTATTTCTGTGGACTCCATACCAATGTCTGCTTATCAAGAGGATCATGTAAGTATGGGAACGCCTGCGGCACTCAAAGCAAACCAAGTTATACGAAATGTTCAAAAAGTAATATCAATTGAATTATTAACTTCTGCTCAAGCGTTTGAATTCCATCATCCTTTACAATTTGGTGTTGGAAGTTCACTAATCTATAAGTTAATTAGAGAGCAAATTCCAGCATGGGATGAAGATCGTGTCTTTTATCCAGACTTAGAAAAAATGAAACAAATTGTGGAAGGCAATAGTTGGATTAACTTAATAGAAAAAGAGATAGGAACATTATAG
- a CDS encoding ABC transporter substrate-binding protein encodes MKSRKILSLFSFILIISIFVTGCGGADSSSKTSEDGKPTISVGSKNFTEQFILGEIYSQALEAEGYPVERKLNLGGTLVAFEALKSGDIDLYPEYTGTALMDILDGEPSGDGDAVYQEVKDGLAKDNIEVLDKTNFNNTYVVVATKEIAEKHNLKTLSDLAVKAPELNFALIPEFSERADGLPGLQKTYGGFEFKNTQLFEIGLKYRALTSGEVDVTIGFGTDGQIAGFDLVALEDDKNFWPPYHAVPLVRKSIVEENPEIAEILNKINGLLDDKKMASLNWKADGEDKEEPSDIAKEFLEENGFFE; translated from the coding sequence ATGAAAAGTCGGAAAATTCTTAGTTTATTTAGTTTCATTTTGATTATTTCTATTTTTGTTACTGGTTGTGGAGGGGCAGATTCTAGTTCGAAAACTAGTGAGGATGGAAAGCCAACTATAAGTGTAGGATCAAAAAACTTTACTGAACAATTTATTTTAGGTGAAATTTATTCTCAGGCTTTAGAAGCAGAAGGTTATCCAGTAGAACGAAAACTAAATCTTGGTGGTACTCTAGTGGCATTTGAAGCTTTAAAAAGTGGGGACATTGACCTTTATCCGGAATACACAGGTACTGCTTTAATGGATATTTTAGATGGCGAACCATCAGGAGACGGAGATGCGGTCTATCAAGAAGTGAAAGATGGGTTGGCAAAAGATAATATTGAGGTTTTAGATAAAACGAATTTTAACAACACTTATGTGGTTGTTGCAACGAAAGAGATAGCTGAGAAGCACAATCTAAAAACATTGTCTGATTTAGCTGTGAAGGCACCAGAGCTAAACTTTGCACTCATCCCAGAATTTTCAGAACGGGCAGATGGATTACCTGGTTTACAAAAAACATATGGTGGATTTGAATTTAAAAATACACAATTGTTTGAGATTGGTTTAAAATATCGGGCACTTACATCAGGTGAAGTGGATGTTACAATCGGATTCGGTACAGATGGGCAAATTGCTGGGTTTGATTTAGTGGCATTAGAAGATGATAAAAACTTTTGGCCTCCATATCATGCAGTACCTTTAGTGCGTAAAAGTATTGTAGAAGAAAATCCTGAAATTGCGGAAATTCTTAATAAAATTAATGGATTATTAGATGATAAGAAAATGGCTTCATTAAACTGGAAAGCTGATGGGGAAGACAAAGAAGAACCATCGGATATTGCAAAGGAATTCCTTGAGGAAAATGGCTTTTTTGAGTAA
- the hutU gene encoding urocanate hydratase, with translation MEPLVHHQYFSEGLQCNDWQVEGILRMFLNTIDSDVAEDPDNLVVYGTGKAARNQESVRGIISTLKKLKSDETLLIQSGKPVAVFKSFEHSPRVIAVNSVLVPAFANWDEFRQLEKSGLTMYGQSTASSWSYIGSQGVLQGTYETFNVLAKDHFSGTLKGKWILTSGLGGMGSAQPTAIKMNDGVSLIVEIDFNKIERSVKYNICDVSTDSLDEALNYVKVAIENNITLSVALLGNAAEVYQELVHRNVIPDIVTDQTSAHNLLDGYIPADYTLEHAKRIREQVPEMYLRDAKETIIRHVTSMVEFKKRGSVVFDYGNSIRQQANSAGYEEALSFPSFIPAYIRNLQCEGYSPFRWVALSGDPSDIYKIDDIVKNHFSDNEKIKKWIEYAQANIRFQGLPARTCWMKAEDRIWIAEKVNELVAEGIILAPIVFTRDHMDAGSMASPMRETEDMKDGSDVIGDWPILNALLNTANGATFVSFHHGGGVGIGYSLHAGMSLVVDGSRMVHEKIPRIFTGDVGIGIIRYADAGYDIAIQKAKELKLGLK, from the coding sequence ATGGAGCCTTTAGTTCATCATCAATATTTTTCCGAAGGTTTACAATGTAATGATTGGCAAGTAGAAGGAATTCTTAGAATGTTTTTAAATACAATCGATTCGGACGTAGCAGAGGATCCAGATAACTTAGTTGTTTATGGAACTGGTAAGGCTGCTAGAAACCAGGAATCCGTAAGGGGGATTATATCGACGTTAAAAAAGCTGAAAAGTGATGAAACTCTTCTCATTCAGTCAGGGAAACCTGTTGCAGTATTTAAAAGCTTTGAGCATTCACCAAGAGTTATTGCTGTCAACTCAGTCCTTGTTCCAGCATTTGCAAACTGGGATGAATTTCGTCAATTAGAAAAAAGCGGGCTAACGATGTATGGGCAATCAACTGCTAGTTCTTGGTCTTATATAGGTTCACAAGGGGTCCTTCAAGGAACATATGAAACATTTAATGTTTTGGCTAAAGACCACTTTAGTGGAACGTTAAAAGGGAAATGGATTTTAACTAGTGGACTTGGAGGAATGGGAAGTGCTCAACCGACTGCAATAAAGATGAATGATGGCGTCTCTCTAATCGTAGAGATAGATTTTAATAAAATTGAAAGAAGTGTAAAGTATAATATTTGTGATGTTTCTACTGATAGTTTAGACGAAGCGCTAAATTATGTGAAAGTAGCCATTGAGAATAATATTACACTGAGCGTGGCATTACTTGGTAATGCAGCTGAAGTTTATCAGGAGCTTGTTCATCGGAATGTTATTCCTGATATCGTAACAGATCAAACGTCAGCACATAATCTTCTAGATGGATACATTCCAGCTGATTATACACTTGAGCACGCTAAACGGATTAGGGAACAAGTACCTGAAATGTACTTGAGGGATGCCAAGGAAACCATAATTCGTCATGTAACATCAATGGTAGAATTTAAAAAAAGAGGTTCAGTTGTATTTGATTATGGAAATAGCATTCGTCAGCAAGCGAATTCTGCAGGTTATGAAGAGGCACTTTCATTTCCGAGTTTTATCCCAGCTTACATTCGAAACCTTCAATGTGAAGGCTATAGTCCATTTAGGTGGGTAGCTTTATCGGGAGATCCGAGTGATATTTATAAAATTGATGATATTGTCAAAAATCATTTTTCAGATAATGAAAAAATAAAGAAATGGATTGAATATGCACAAGCTAATATTCGTTTTCAAGGTCTTCCAGCGAGAACATGCTGGATGAAAGCGGAGGATCGTATTTGGATTGCCGAAAAAGTAAATGAATTAGTTGCAGAAGGAATCATACTGGCTCCTATTGTGTTTACTCGCGATCACATGGATGCAGGCTCTATGGCTTCACCTATGCGTGAAACGGAAGATATGAAAGATGGAAGTGACGTTATCGGAGATTGGCCAATCTTGAATGCTTTACTAAATACAGCTAATGGAGCTACGTTTGTCAGTTTTCATCATGGCGGAGGAGTTGGAATTGGTTACTCGTTACATGCGGGTATGAGCCTAGTAGTAGATGGTAGTCGTATGGTTCATGAGAAAATTCCGAGAATTTTTACAGGGGACGTAGGTATAGGTATTATTCGATATGCTGATGCTGGTTATGATATAGCTATTCAAAAAGCAAAGGAATTGAAGCTTGGCTTGAAGTAG
- a CDS encoding ABC transporter ATP-binding protein: MSKIVFKDVMKIYPGNEKNAVNNVNLEVNSGEFIVFLGTSGCGKTTLLKMTNRLYAQTKGQIIIDDTDTRELPVNELRRKIGYVIQQSGLFPHMTVEKNIAVVPDMLGWDKKKIAQRIEELLELVHLDPKVYRSRYPRQLSGGEQQRIGLARALAADPPIMLMDEPFGAIDAITRTKLQDELIHIQKKLHKTILFVTHDVDEALRLADKIVIMKDGDIVQFDTPLNIIAKPKNDFVRDLIGGDDIIRQISLINISDAMQKVTETITVDSTLTISDTSDLKSALAAMLKSRTEQLYVVDERTQVIGIINFAQIQALLSPNKKEKHALEVH, from the coding sequence ATGAGTAAGATTGTATTTAAAGATGTCATGAAAATTTATCCAGGTAATGAAAAGAATGCGGTAAATAATGTGAACCTTGAGGTTAATTCAGGTGAATTTATTGTCTTTTTAGGAACTTCTGGTTGTGGAAAAACAACGCTACTTAAAATGACCAACCGTCTTTATGCGCAAACAAAAGGGCAAATTATTATAGATGATACAGACACAAGAGAACTACCAGTTAATGAGCTTAGAAGAAAAATAGGATATGTTATTCAACAAAGTGGATTATTCCCACATATGACAGTTGAAAAAAATATTGCAGTTGTTCCAGATATGTTAGGATGGGATAAAAAAAAGATTGCTCAACGAATAGAAGAATTACTAGAACTAGTTCACCTAGATCCAAAGGTATATCGTTCTAGATATCCTCGTCAACTTTCTGGTGGTGAACAACAAAGAATTGGACTTGCACGTGCATTAGCTGCTGATCCACCGATTATGCTAATGGATGAACCCTTTGGTGCCATTGATGCGATTACAAGAACAAAGCTACAAGATGAATTGATTCATATTCAAAAAAAGTTGCATAAGACCATCCTGTTTGTTACCCATGATGTAGATGAAGCGTTAAGGCTTGCAGATAAGATTGTCATTATGAAAGACGGAGATATCGTTCAATTTGATACACCTTTAAATATTATTGCCAAGCCTAAAAATGATTTTGTGCGTGATTTAATTGGTGGAGATGATATTATCCGTCAAATTAGTCTAATTAATATTAGTGATGCAATGCAAAAAGTGACAGAGACAATAACAGTCGACTCCACCCTAACAATCTCTGATACAAGTGATCTTAAATCTGCATTAGCGGCGATGCTAAAGTCAAGAACTGAGCAATTGTATGTAGTTGATGAAAGAACCCAGGTCATTGGCATAATCAACTTTGCTCAAATTCAAGCACTTTTAAGTCCTAATAAAAAAGAAAAACATGCTCTAGAGGTACATTAA